The Corythoichthys intestinalis isolate RoL2023-P3 chromosome 1, ASM3026506v1, whole genome shotgun sequence genomic interval tatttctcccaaaaagtaattgaattagtaactcagttacctgaaggtaagagtacttagttacttggcaaagtaactggtgttccctttcatgttttttttttttttaatttaaaaacatagtaacctttactatgtttggaaatcgtttaaatttgtgaatcaactgttaaagttggtaAAATTGCTACCACTTTTGcaatagttcccttctgtctactttcgacatgttaaagttttaaagctgtttcatcatttaaagatagattcaagtcaagattttgccgatttaggagtattttagatagaaAGTTACTTaaattcgcttggaaggttcactacaacagagcctttctgagaagtctactgcttcaaaatggcagctgtttattaacgccgccgtctgtcatttcgcatgtagttctataagcatttgatatctaggtgtagattgtaggctgtcagctACAGTCGGGAAATAttagagccacctagcctagcattgcgttgctacagcgtcacaaaactcttctctctcagtgtctctgacttttctcgtgtcattcaaccaacgtagcaacgcacattgtctcgttgctgaaacggtgacaaaatccgaacggaaaaaagaaacaacgcaatgcacgaaaaacgtacagattttgaacgtacagcgtacacttttaaaaatcagtgctcacttgtacaaattacgccgaaaccgtacaacttgacaggtttgCGTAGCATTCATCTCCGTCAAAGGAGTCAATATATATTGATGTAGTCGGCCTATATGTTCCGGTAAAAAAGAATACATTTTCTTTACGTATTTCTATGAGACACTGTTTGAGCATTAACATGGCACTGTTTGGAAGGAAAAGTTAATCTAACCATTTAAGAGTTTGGTTCAATGGTATTACACTACtaagttttcctttttttttttttttttttaacaaactgtTCTAAAACATAAATAGATCTTGTTTTTCCTTGTttgaggccatgtctacacgtagcagggtatcacgcaaaaagaactttttctacagtttggcctatcatccacacacaGACGCACAATTTGGGCATTAAAACTCTGACCAAAGTGAAGATTTTCAAATTCTGTGGTTGAAGCATCATCAAATGAGCATTAATAATTGGGGGGTTTGCGTTTTTTCAACGGTCGATACGTCCCTGGCTGCGACAAAAAATTTCTAACGTCATATGTGCGAGCTGTGTTTACAATCACGGACTGTGCTTACGCTCACGGAGTATTAGGAATCTTACAACATCAAATGTATATCACTAATGTAAGAGACTTATATATTGTAGATAGACATAGACACATAAGCGACCGCACGCGATGGTGACCCGTGCTAACATGCTAACGGTTCACGAACATCTCACAAGACAAGGGCTAAACAGGCAAAATACGACCGTTGAACCattttactttttgtcattTACTCTGTGCTTGAATGCAGATTAGGAAAtacgtaaataaataaataacgcatTTATGCGGTTATGTGTGGATGATATTTTTCCTACAAGCAAGGTGGTGTGgacattgagttttttttttattttttgtttttttgccttgaAGGATGGGGCAAAATACTCATCCTGCTACGTACTACTAAACTTTCCTTGATAAATGCACTTTAGTGGATTAAAATTAGGTTGTTTGAACATTTAATTCTGTCAATCTTTCACGTACCACTAAGACTCAGGGAACCACTGGTGGTGTTTTTGCCACACTTTGAGAACCACCGTACTACACATCGATATCCAGAATGCTGAGTACAATAGCTCAGTCGTCCATAATAGTGAACGAAAAGAGACAAATATGGCTGTGATCTTGCAAAAATATTAAGATACCTCATTTTGGACTTGAGCTGTGACTGATATTTCTTTTCTGGTCATAATAAGCAAGGAAAGAAACGCGCTCAACATTGTAAATGTTGAACAGGTTTATGATTGCCGACTGTTTTCCCGAGCACATTGGGAAGGAAATAGTCACTCTTAACAAACCCCAGATCATTAAATAATTGCCTCGCTTAATATTTCAAAAACATCTGAGAATCATGTCTCtgtttacttttattttcaaCTGCCCTATCATTGACCCTACAAACAAACGCCGATACACTAATAGTTTATTCTTTGTGGAGGTTTGCGCTCCACTAAGTGACATCCTAGTTCCAGATGGTCATTACAGAACAACTCTAACAGTGACTTCCAGTATTTCTCACTTAAGAATTAGGACTAAGTTGGACGTGACGACGCTGCGAGTCGGGTGGCGGGGGTTTAGTTAGCCGCGGTGAGGCTCAAAGCCGTTTTATGGAGGCGAGCGTGCATAAATCCCCTTTTTGCAGATGCTTTGTCCCGAGGAGCAAGTGAAAAAGAGGCCGTGCTCAGCTTCAAAGCTGTATTTCCATAATTGCCCTGTAACTCGGGCCTGTCTGGAGGGGGGGGGCTGAGAAAAGCGCAATCTTTCAGCTGACTGAACGGCAAAAGAGTCCACCTACCCTCAAAGCGCCCCCTCCTCTTCTCCGCCTTTGCCTCTGgcctctgcccccccccccaccccctttttTTTAGCCCCACTTGTTGCCCGAAAGAATTTTTCCTCCTAACCTGCCTGGACAAAAGGCATGAAATCAGCAACCCTCTCTCTGGCAGAATGTCACTCACTCCTCTGGACCTtttgtcaacaacaacaactctgGCTGTTCTTTAACTTCTGTGCTTTCTCTCACATTCTCATCTTAAGAGGTGTACGCAACTGGTTCTTTGGCCTTCGGAGGTGTGTGTTCCTGTGGTCGAGGGGGCCCGCGTTGGACAGTGGCTCATAAAAGGATTAGCTTGGCACACAAAGACAGTGGTCCGCTTCTAAGCCTGACTGGGGCCACAAAGGAGGTGACATTTGTGTGTCTCAGAGAGGGGAAGGGGGACTTGACAGAAAGGGTGAAAACACAAGGCTGACCCTCTTTATTTGGAGCTTCTTCCAGGCGAGAGGGAACCTCCATTCCccccaccctccatatttttccAATGGGTCACACTGGTGTTTATTTACTCCGAGCTCATTCACACACAGGGGGCCCTCTGATGGCTCCATTGGAACCCCTTTTTCATTCTGTCCGAGACTGGATCAATGAGCAGTTTTTTGGGAAAGGCTGATTAGATTTCTTTGAATGACTCTatcttttttcttccttttttgaCAGCTACTTGACCCTCATCAACTAAATCAAAACATCTGTCTTGTTTTTGCCTTTTTGTCGGCTACAAGCTTGAGCCAAGTACTCTATTTTTCATTCATAAACATCTCTGGTGTCATACCATCTCAACTAGGGTTGGATCCAAATTTCGACGtgcaaccaaatgtccaatgcaCACCCAAACAAAAACCcaattaaaattgaaaataattatGAATTGCCAttgcattagaaaaaaataattatgtccTTTTGTAAAAATCATATTTCATATATCCAAAGTATAAATTATATTATCAATTTTCCATGCATGGACAAACATCCTGTGAAAGTTATAAACACTCAGTGTGTGTGCACGCTGTTCTATGAGCTTTTTAATCTTTTTCCACTGTTGCTCACGCTCCCCCCACCATAATAATAATTTCCTGTTCACATGCACCACGCAATaactatatatttatatatactatatataaaaataataagttTAACTTTTGAAGTCAAAGTGAAGGAGAAGGAGAAACTTAAATCAATCTGAAGCCACTTGTGAATATTCATGATGGTGCTCTGAGATGAGCCTCTCACGCTGTTTAATTGATTGGACAGACGAATGCGTGTCCCGAACTCATGTTGAAGATGTTTAAACACACTTGTCAGTTGTCACGCTGCAATTTTTAAACATAAAACAACCAAGGAAGTTAAATACGCGCTTACAAGTTAAACTGATGAAAATTGTCGGGGAgcatttttggggtatgtgAGATTTTTCAAGatgtgtatatttaaaaaagtaataattaaCTACTTAGTTGTCTTTCTGAATGCATTGCGAACACACCATTTTACCTTTTTAGATGTTTTGTTTAATTATAAAATTTGACTTTATTttcatcttttatttatttttaattaatttgttttttatgtAACTTGtgctatttattatttattcattgttcAAATCGTATTACATCCTTAACGAACCAGTCCAAAGAAATTCGCCATAGATTAACATTTACGTTCTTTTATTGCTACCACTTTCCTTCATTGTCtgtttttaaataatctacaaaaTGTCTTACTTTAGGAGTTTGCTTTTCAATTAAAACTTTTAGATGATATTTCAgtattttaggatttttttttaagctattcgggattttttttttttttttttttttaaaggtactTCAGTAAGTGATTTTCTCAGTATTTAATACCCACGGCAAACTTCGCTGCATTTAAAACGATAACGccacaaaaatacactcaaccCCCCATTATTTTTGCAACCGTAACCGTCTATTTAGCTGATGGAAACATCAAATATGAGTGACTTCAAAGCATGCCCAAGCATATTCTGAAGaaagtgtgtgtgagtgtgtgttgcAGCTGCAGCAGGGGCTGTGTGTGTGCAGCAGACTGTAGAGGGAGCTCCAACACCAACTTTAACACCCTCATGCAGTCTCTCGGGTGCAAACACAAATAAATGACGTTATTATTAGTTTTACACCGGCGATAAATTACAATTATAGGGGCGTCGTTAATTGAGAGAGAGTATGTgagatgtgtgtgtgttgtaaACGGAGAATGATGAGATCTGGGAGTTGCATTGCGAggtgaataataatataaaagggggggggggggtgatccAACTAAAAAACAAGCACGCTGCGTCTTTATAAAAGCTTTTCCAAATGAGTCGTTTTTAATGCAAGGATAATCTCATAATATTAATATCCAATTGTATCCCGCAATATAATTAGCTCTAAGTCCCTCCACTGAAAATGCATAttaagaatatttttttttccgagTAAAACTGACTTTCAAGACAAGTTGTCCTCTTTAAAGTTGCAgcaattcatttattattagccAAAAATATAGACTTTTCTTGTACAATTTTGGTTCACAAGTATGTACATATTATTAACtttatatacaaaaaaataacaacatcaaatcctcacaaataaaaaaggggaagcaaaaaaaaaaaaaaaaaaaaactcacagaCTACACACAGGGGTCATACATTTTAACATTAGcaagtttttttcctttttcgttTTTTACACAGGACATGCTTACAATGTAGCTATACACAGATGGTATTATTATCTATTTTACATTCCATATTCAGattgaaaacaacaacaaaaaggcaGAAGAGGCctgggaattaaaaaaaagaaaatcggaaaaacaaaaagtgacaatttgtttttgaaaagaaaagttTGCAAAAACAAACGAGAATGAATAGACATTATTTCTcgagaaaagaaaaaacttttttttgcagCCAAAAGGCACTAAACATTCCCTCTTGGATAGCCACCAAAATTTAAATTGTAATGACTGCATATTATAAAACATACCTATGCATTGGACAGTTGCTGGCTTACATTGTAAACAATTATAATAATGCACAAAAACTGGAGCATGGAGCACGAAAAgtacaaagaaaaaaagggaCGTTAATAATATTATTATCGTTATTTGTAAATGCTTTCTGGtctgcacgcacacacacatacgcaatTACACACACACCCCAATGGACGCACGCACATTGTGTGTGgcctacaggggaaaaaaagatctATCACCAGGGGAGAAAAAGGGAtagtaaaagagaaaaaaagaacaaaattagTGGAAGTGGTGGGCTTTGGAGTCTTTTGCGAGTAGACACATTCACTCACGCACCAACACGCGGTGGTTCTCAGTGTCGTGGACCGGTACCTGTGAGGGCAGAGTCCGCACCAGCACCAGCGCCGGCCCCCTTGTCCTCCGTGTGCCTGCCGCCCGCGTACAGCGCTAGGCCGCCTCCGGCCTGGTTAGCCAGGCCTAAGTAGTGGTTGGAGTTGAACAGAGCCAGCTGATGCGCCGAGAATGCTCGGTTCGTCCAAGTCTGGATCTTCCCCATTGCGGGACATGACGCGATAAGTCTGTGCGGAGCCATGAGGCCGTGCTGCTGGTGGGAAGCCGGGGGGGTGGGAGTCACTTGCGGGGACTTGCGCGGGttgtccggggccgcggccgtTTCCGCCAGGGACCAGATCTTTGGTTTCTGGGCCGGCGCTTGACTGTTCTCTGAGggcggggagctgaccggacccGAGTTCAGTTTGTCCCCGTCAGGTTTGATTTCCAACGGGGAGGAGCCGCGGTGGTGAATCTGGAGGTGGTGGTGATGGTGGTGTAGGCCCGCCTTGAGAAACCTCTGCTCGGGTAAATCCTCATAGCCGTCCGAACCCTCCGAGTCGCTCCTCGCGTCAAGTTTGAGTTCCGAATGCAGGTCGTCCTGCTCATCCAGGTCGTCCTTGCTCTCGATATTTTCCGTGTCGATGTTTTCCAGGTCGATCTCCTCCTCGTCCTCCCGTTTGTCGCCTTCCTCACCCTCATGGTCGCTGGGGTAGACGTTGCCCTCCTCGTCGGTTCGATTCCGAGGTGCCCACGTCATCTTGTTTTCCTTCTTAAGCCTCCGGCGGGCGTTTGCGAACCAAGTCGAGACCTGGGTCAGGGTCATCTTGGTGATGATGGCCAGCATTATTTTCTCACCCTTGGTGGGATATGGGTTCTTGCGGTGCTCGCTGAGCCAGGCTTTCAAGGTGCTGGTGCTCTCCCGCGTGGCGTTCTTGGGCCGGGATGGGTCACCGAATTGGTACTGGCCGTACGGGTAGAAGGCCGGGTGGTGGTGGGCGAAACCGGCGTGCTGCACGCCGGGGCTGTCCTTCAGTTCGTACTGGGCACCCTGCACACATTAAGAAACAGTTACCCTCCGCTGCAGTCGCACGGGATAAAATGCAGACTTGATGTGATCACTGTGACACAGGCGTGTGCTCCTCATACTTTTAAAAACGAAtacaaacatttttatattaacATCTGATAATTTTATGCTTCATTGAGTCACGTCTACCTAATGATTTACTATTATTATTGCATGCACACCTCAACTTTGAAGTATTGGTTGTTTGTTGTTTACCACTTTTGCTATCTCATACATGTTAatccaaactttaaaaaatgtttatacttattttatttttagggGGGTTATTTTTCTGTTTACTTTTCACACTCAAACACATACAGCGTGGTTTATTGCATTATTTACTCGAATGTACACGTTTAGCCCCTCCATACTTCTACACCCAAAAATATAATGCACTTTAATGcattatttactttattttgacagttttttttacttttaaagtgAAATAAGATACTTTAAATGCATTATTTACTTTAGTTTACACTGTTATCTTTGTGTTTAAACATTTGTATGCGTTCACACTCTTGATAGAGTCACTAGCAATGAATCATTTACTTGATTTCACTTgtctatcaattaaaaaaactgaCTTCATTTCGTTTTTTCTTATTCAAGAGCAATTATTTTACGATAAAACATgcaattgcaataaaaaaaaattttttttagtgtGCATAGTTTAACTCAAAAGCTTCTGTTAGTGTTCCGTGTTgtggtttttaatttttaaaccaCTTGCAACGAGTTCCCGACCGAAGTTGGGTCACAAAAGTGACAGACAACTAAATACACGTttcttgtttgttattttgttggcGATGACTTACCAGCTGGTTGAAAATGGAGATATCGTTGGAGTAAGGAAGGAAGGCACCGTAGCCCTGCGCTGCCGCAGCGGCGAACGGGGCTCCGTACATAGACGAGAGCACGTTGGAGAGCGCGCCCGACGGACTGAGCTCGGCAGCGGCCGCGGCGGCTGCTGCTGCGGCGGCGTTCCGGGCGTTGCCGGCCATACCCTGGCGCTCCGGAGGGTACACGGGCCGGATGTATTGGTAGCCCAGCTGGGGGAACGACATGGCAGCCGGCGGCGGAGACGGGAGCGAACGAGAAGTCGGAATATCCACTTTTTTGTTGGTTTGTTAGAGTGTGGAAAGCATGAGGGCCGAGGGAAGGTGCGAGCGGAGGGAAGCAAGAGTATTTCCAGCGCGAATGATCCGCTCTCTTCCTCTTCTCCTTCTTCCCCTTCTTCTATTGATCTGGATGGACTAAGGTCAGGTCCTTACAGATTGCTTTAGATTATTGGGACTCCCTTGCTCAGATTGACATTTCTAGTCCTTTACAAACCCCGCCTCTTTCTCAAATCTCACtcccttctctctctctctctctctctctctctccctctctctctctctctctctctctctctctctctctctctctctctctctctctctctctctctctctctctctctctcttgctctgtcTACTTCTTCCTATTCGGATAAAGGCACTGTCCCATTTGAATACTGTATATTCTTCAATCTCATTTGTGTTTATCACCAAttcaccactagtattttttgagtatttatgtcaaaataataataatgatttcgttataaacagtaaaaacaaaaatgtattcCTCGTGAGGATATAACTTTCAAAtatcggatggatggatgaagacTCAATGTTTCAGTGTATAGACTCCACGACTCCCTTTGGTTTCACGTCAAACTTGCACTCATTCTTtgtgtatgtttgtgtgtgttataAAGATGATATTCGATTGCATATCATATGCATATCATACTTTATAtactttaaaactttgacaaacatCCACTTGCTATTATGATGGTTAACGTTTATTAAAAACATCAGGACAAAGACATACTTAATAAAATGTtgtcaaaacaaaataaataaattaggagTGCTCTTACGTTTTTCCCAAGAGCATTGATTTTGaacattaaataaatgaatgaaacatAAGGAATTATTATTAACAAAGAAAtactaaaaatacatttttattaagcTTGTCGTTTTGATCGTTTCTATATGTGCCTTTAATTTAAAGAAACATCTTCATTTTAAGTGTTCAGACTCAAATGACACGCATCAATAAGAATAATTAATTAACGTCTTTGGGAACACGTTGCCACGCTGCCtcccttttttaaaatcaaaggtTTTCCCCCCTACTAACTGGCATTTCCGACACTTTTTGCGGGGGGTGTTATGCGTGGGTCTTTAAATCCATTCTTGTAGTTTGAGGGGGCGAATATACAGCAGATAGACACTTGAGACATGAAAGAGAGTGGTGATGATCATTAACATTGATGGTGGAAACGCGGATTGGAACACGTGCGGACACACAGGATGTGTATTGATAGGGGAAAgcttaaaccaaaaaaaaaaaaaaaaaaaaaaaaatcaaataataataaatgtaataagTGTTCTTGAAAAGAAACACGTATCATAATCCATCAGAAATAAATCCCCGCCACAATTGGAACTTTTCGTGTCAATAAGACGATTTCCCCAGCAAACAAGGCGCTCATAAATTAAAATTCCACGAAGCAATATAGAAAAGTGTGTTAGAAGAAGGAGGGGGAGGGGGGATTGGGTGAGAAGCATCTGTTTTCCTTTTGACAGATTACTTCAATCACCTCTTTTTATTTGGATACTGTTCCAAATCTTAATGCAATATTGTTATTATTCTAACATCttaagtttttgtgtgtgtaatatGTTTTAATCTTCTTTTTGGGGCGCATGAAAGCGATCATTGTCTAAGAAGGATGATAACATctataatttttctttttccccatGTAAAAATGTCCTGaatctgtgtgtgtgcatgtgaatCGTGCGTGC includes:
- the irx3a gene encoding iroquois-class homeodomain protein IRX-3a; protein product: MSFPQLGYQYIRPVYPPERQGMAGNARNAAAAAAAAAAAELSPSGALSNVLSSMYGAPFAAAAAQGYGAFLPYSNDISIFNQLGAQYELKDSPGVQHAGFAHHHPAFYPYGQYQFGDPSRPKNATRESTSTLKAWLSEHRKNPYPTKGEKIMLAIITKMTLTQVSTWFANARRRLKKENKMTWAPRNRTDEEGNVYPSDHEGEEGDKREDEEEIDLENIDTENIESKDDLDEQDDLHSELKLDARSDSEGSDGYEDLPEQRFLKAGLHHHHHHLQIHHRGSSPLEIKPDGDKLNSGPVSSPPSENSQAPAQKPKIWSLAETAAAPDNPRKSPQVTPTPPASHQQHGLMAPHRLIASCPAMGKIQTWTNRAFSAHQLALFNSNHYLGLANQAGGGLALYAGGRHTEDKGAGAGAGADSALTGTGPRH